Part of the Ziziphus jujuba cultivar Dongzao chromosome 8, ASM3175591v1 genome is shown below.
ATGTTGGTCTCAGGGAGACAAGTTTTCGAAGTACCAAAATCCACAATCACTACATACACTCAAATAGGCTTTTCAAGTTGCATAACAAATGGAAACATCGAAAATCCATTCGGGATTAGCTCTCTAATCAATAACTTAAAAGCAATGGAAGTTTTTACATGAGCTGAATTTCCTGAAAAGTTTCGCctaccaaaaaatatttattctaaTAAATATCTAGGATATTATACATTAATTATATCGTGTGTGCTACTTTAGCCACATGGGGTAAGCTTCTTATTGCCTGCACCACGAGGATTATCATCCTTCCAGTCATCCCACGCTCTCGCCTTCTCTTGGGCtgcatcatcatcttcatcctctTCACTTATCCCCATTTTACGATTGTCCTTGTACCATGAAGAATTGGCTTCCTCCATGAGTTTAGCATTCCTCTCTTGCCATTTATTCATCATTTCCATCTCCTTTAGCCCAGCTTCCTCAATACTCATGGTAGGTAACCTTCACAAGATATCCAATTTAGCATCTTTGATAagccattaaaataataatgaaacttTTTTTGAAAAGCCCTAAAATTTCAAGTATTACTTTCATATCCTcgataacataatattataagGTTAGGTACTACGCTTATACATCTGTCTTTCAAATTTATTCATCAAAGGGCAAGTTAATGTTACCTATAACCAGGTTGGAAAACCTGAGCTGCCATCCTTTCCCTTTCACTTGTCAGGCTTCCACCCACAAGGCTTGCAGGTCCAAACATCAGGGGCTGGTGCTTGTGATCATGTGCCTGTGAGGCCTTCGCTCTCCCTTCTAGAACATCTTGAGCAAACGTAGCACATGTTATAGGCTGTACTGGTTTAGTATATTGCGCTCGAGTTGCAGCATCACGATGCCATGTTTCTGCTCTTCTGGTGCGATCATCAAGTATGTCCCGAGAAAACTCCTTGTCCCCCTCCTGTAATATGAGCCAAAGAATTCGGTAAGAAGGTTTTTTACAAATCAACCACTCTATGAATTCTATACCCCACTCCTCACATATTAACCAGACATTACCCATCTATGAGGGCTTAGCTATATTTGCATACATATAATCTTCAAGAAGTCAATGGGCAAATGTGATAAATCTTTTAATGAATAAGTTATCAACTAAATACCACTCTAATTTGCCATCCCTAGCGCCAAAAACCCAAGACATTTAACTCAGTGATATTATGTAGAACATTGTAATGGATTCTCAACTTATCTCTTATCTGCAAAATGAAATTCAAGAGGGCAGAGTTAATACCTTTGATTGTCTTTCCTTTATAGCTGACAGCATCTCTTCCTCCTTCTTCAGCATTTCCAGCAAATCAAAAGCCTGAGTTTGTTGCAAGTTGAAACCAGAAAGAATTAAGATACATTACAGGGATGATGGAACTCAGAATAATTGAACAGGATTAAATAAAGTTCATTAACTAACCTTACAGATAGCTAACGAGATAGTAGTAAACCAGGCCTACACAAAAGAAATATTGAGATTTCAGTTTAACATGAAGAATATAAATCAGTGAATGCCATAGCATTGAACTAGACTAACAGAGGAAGCAATCAACTAACCTCCcgttcttcttctccatcatcatctaaGACATCTTCCTCTCCTGCCTCAACAGGAGTGGATAGAGCTGCTGCTTTACTGGAACGCCCACGCCGTTCTCTCCGCTCCTTTATTTCCAGCAACTTTGACTCTGCAGCTCTCTGGCGCTTGAACCGAGAAAtctaaatgcaaaaataaaaacaagtaaCACATAACAGAATCAAGCCTCAATTGACAGAGCAGAAAGAAATGCactagaaaattttaattagttaaaaGCACAAGCAAGCAGGCCATGAGCCTTAAGAAAGCTATGTCacaatattgaaatttatgtttattattaccatCATTAAGAAATGTAAAAACTACCTTCCGAGCCCTTCGATCAGCAAAGGAATTTGCACCACCCCCCTCCATAGATGTTTCTAATTCCTCTTCCGGTACAAGTTCCATTGACTCACAAAATGAAATGAATTCCTAGCAAAATATTGCCTCTTAATAAGTCATAATTGAAGCATAAGAATAGTTTATAACAAACAGTTAGAACAAGTGGATTTTGATTAACATGAGTGTAAATGCTTTTGATGCAGTGCAATCATAAAAATATGATTCAGATAGCGAACAGTATTCACCTTTAACTTTGCTTGGCAAACCTTAAGAATATGTATTCTGTCATCATGCGCAACTTTTTCAGTCAGCTCACCAAGATAAAATGGCAcctgaaaggaaaaaaaatcataagtagctggaaaacagagaaaaaagacgtagcaaaaaaaaaaaatcatcttaaaAGGCAATTTGAACTACAATTTCTCCTTAACTAATAAATCAATGAGATAATATGTTTCTTGAAAGACAATATTTCAGATCATTTAATACAAAAAATCCTGCTTCAGTTCCAGAGCAACtattatattatgatatcaTTCTTatctaaagttttaaattttcctCATATGTTACCGTTGCATGGTGCTTACTGTATTTTTCGCCACATTCTTCCatcaaaagataataataacaaagaaaaaaataaatcaatttcctTTCCTTGCCTGCATTTACTAGCAACTACAGATAAAGTAAACAaacagattatatatatatatatatatatatgtatgtatatatatattattttgaatagaACAAACGGGTAATTAATCATGAAACAATCGgacaaatttccaaatttacaAACTTAAAGTTGAATAAATTACCAGAAGATATTTAAGGTTACTAGTGCTGATATCGTCCTTGGTCTCATTAGTTGAGAACAACCCCAGCTTGCTTATCATTTCGTCGCACTTTTCCAAAGCCTCGCAACCTTTCCTCACCACATCCTGAATCAAATCCACCACAAAACAAAAGCATCCGATCAAATTCCAAACACCATTTTCATCTCCCCCCAATTCCCCAATATCCCCCGGACCgcccccaaaaaacaaaaaaaaaaaaaaaaaaaaaaggggggggggaaAACCTGATCAGACCCAGCACCAGACTCCGTAACCATTAGATGGATCTTCCGAGCTTGCTCGAAGAGCGCCGGGAGAGACATGTTCTCCACTTTGCATTCACCCATCGGTCAGTTTACAGGAAACCCTATCGGATATTCTTCCCAGTGGAAGAAAAAACCAAAGTTCAAATTTTGGGTCAACTGAAATTAATAGAAATAGGaggaataaaattaaatttcggAAATTTCTTAGGGTTGCAGAATTTGGGAATCAGATTcggaagaagggaaaaaaaaaatgcccaaAAGTTTGAAATCGGTCGCAGAGAGAGGTATATATAGGCGAAGATTCAGAGCCTCCGGAGGACCACACCTTGTTAGGATGTGGAACAAGGGCTTGAATACGTGTGTCACCGAATAATATCGCCACGTAGCACATGGGCGTGGACCCCATTTCACATCTAATGTTGACGTGGCGTTTTGAGTTTTTGGGCTCCGCGTACAATAGCGAACTTTCTGGATTGTGCGGGGTTGGCGCATTTCACACCCAGAAAGGCCTAGAGGCGTGGACCCGTCCGAGTCAGCCCATGGTAATGTCTCTTCCCCTCATAAACTCCCCGGCCCAATCTTTGTCagcatcaaaaaataaaaagcccaaaagtaaataaaaaatttccaaataatataaataaatagtctTGAAgccaccaaaaaagaaaaaaaaaaagaaagaaaaagaaaaaaaaaggacgaGACATTTATGTCTCAACTAAATATAGAAATGGATTTGACAACTCCATGACATACAACTACGTATTATATGTTTTCTCAGTTTTTTCTTTCCTCCATTTTTTCatgtttggaaaatttatggagcAAATAAAGGGTTTGGTTTTTATTCCAATTTCTGCAATTTGATTAATTCCATATTTCATACCGTGGGGTATATTAGACACCAAGTTTGGTTTGACGTAAGTTGTCATTCAATATCAACCaagctttttttaattatttttatttttcatattctcTTTTTTCAATGATTCCACATGTTTTAAATTTGGTCAATCATTTCAAATCAAAGTTTGCACGAAATAATTTTCCTTTCGGTTGTGGAAATAGAATTACCATTCAATTATTTGAGTAGTAGCTAAACAATATTGGGTGAAATGATTGATAAGAAACTCACTGAGCGTGtgcttagaaaagaaaaaaaagaaaaaaagtgccTAAAAAACAAGGGTAAAATTACAATTATGAGATAGAAACGGGAGACTTTTATTGGTGTTGCTAGTTGTTGTGCATAGAATCTTCTTGCAGAATCCATTTCCATGCAAAGAGACAGGACAATAAATTGAAGATagctattttagtttattttatttgtttgatggAAAGTAAAGATAGATAGCTATTGAAAAGTCTTGAAAATTTTACTAATCTTCATGAAGCTTGAGAAGCATAATGTCAACATAAGGAgatattatttttctctcttttttttcttgtgggACCCAAATGATACATCACTATTAATTCCAAATCCTTCTGTGAGAGAACATGGGCTGTGACCATTGATGTCCAAACCTGACTGTGACTCTAGAATATTTAgtatttctttcttgtttttcgcATCCTCATtttcagaaaataataaaaataataaataaataaaaccaaatatattaatgaaaTGAATCCAGCGTCATCACCCAAGTTCAGATTCCAAAGgcagatcttgaaggtttaatGATGATAAACAGTGTAGTTGGCCTAATTCTTTTGGAAATAATACATTTTCAAACTaagcttttcctttttattaggATGGGTTTATGTAAAGCCTTTGTTGAACAAGTTCCTGCTTTACAGTTCTCAGCCAAGGAAGCAACTTGAAGAGAAGCAAAATAATCTTTTATCTGGACCCATGAAGACCAGGTTTTTCTTAGGTTGTTGCATCATCATGATTGTGAACTGACATTGATGGTGTTGTCTGCCTCCTCTTATCATCCCCACAATATGCTCTTCCCCTGTTTGTTGTAGCCTACTTGGAACTTCCACAGGTACATGTATTTCTATTTCTACtaatatatgatattatatatatggatatatgtaTATGTCTATGTGCATGAAATTTCTGGTTTTGGTGAAGAAACTGAGAGTTCTATGGAGGGTATTTTAAATGCAGTCAATTAAAATTGCTTGCCATGgttggaaacttttttttttttttttcccccaaactATTTACAGGTAAATTTTATggttcaataaaataaattatgataatGTGGTCCAAACTTTGagttgttttgtttatttggttttCATTCTGGATATATTGATACTACCCAAGATAATGATTGATCTACCAGGGATTCGTAGGAGGTGTAATCAACATTTGCATAATATCTAATTCATAGTTTGAGATACTttatattttgtaacttttttttttttcctttttttaatatagtattTTATACAGGTAAAGCCACTCTGGAAATAAACGTTAATATTCTTTAAACTGTTTTATAGTGATgcattgtcttttttatttttatttttattttttatttttattaaatatcagtTAATGGTGACAAACAACCAGGAATCTAGAGTTTCTGCTTCCTATTGCAGTGATGACAGGTGCTGAAGAGGAAAAGGGGGAGAAAAGTTTGGTGGGGGGAGTAAAAGAATAGCAAGTGGGGATTCCTAGGGTCAGTCTTTCACTGAAAACCAGGAAACAagcttattttcttatttttaatttttcttattattattatttttttttaccttctaTCCTGTTAAAGTACAACCCTTTTTAACCGATTTTGCAGTCTCAAGCACGTGTAAACTCCCATGCTTTTGCCATTTGCATTTTGGCAATGGGAAAAGTTCCTCCTCCATCACATTTTTTTGTATGAAGGAGAAATTTTTTATGCAGTTTGGTCTGTTCAATAATGCTTTTAGGATCTCCATCGGAAAAAAGCTGCTGTTTTTAAGCTACAATTTTCTCCCCCACAAAAGACCCTTTGTCTGGTTTGAGTTGAAAATATCTTATACCCAGTTCACCCTGTAAGTTCTTTAATGTGAGTATGAAACTTCGAGTGTCAATGGTGTTTGTGTAGCtatatgtgtttatttttttttttattttttttctcagtaTCTGTGTAAAGGATTTTATGGGTATTTTAATTCTGCATTGGCTAAAGATTTTTTGCCTTTCATTTGATTTTAGTgggttattttttttccaattctttCTTTCCCATCTCTTTTCATTTACATTTATGTGATTACTGAGATTCTGTCGTAGAATTTATGATGGGTTTTTTTCAGTTTCTTCTGAGTTCTGACCTTTAATTCCTCATTTGATTTATTCTATcttagccaaaaataaaaaataaaaagaggaagGCTAGTTCTGAGTAATGGACGAGAAGGTGGTCCCCAGTCCATGCTTAACCATGTCTGAAGATAAGAGTGATAGCTTATATCCTTTGTATTTTGGCGTTTCTTGTGCATTCTTTGCTCTCCGGCTTTTGTCAGAACCTGATGCTGAAGATGAGAGATGGTGTTACATGCGCAAGAAAATGCTTCAAGGAAGCGCCCAACTCTTGGGATTGCTTGTATGGAGGGTTCAAAGAGAAGAAGTTAATGGGAAAAACCGCGAGCTTCTGGTTAAGCTTGACAATgctgaaaaagagagagaagagttgAAGAGAATAAGACGTGAAGATGCAAAGGCAAATGAGAAGGTGGTTTGCATTTTTGCTGCACAAGAGCAGAGCTGGTTCAATGAAAGGAAAAAACTTAGAATGCATATTGGAGCCCTGATGAATGAGTTGAGAgttgttgagaaaaagaaagatgaagaTATTTCTGAATTGAATGATAAGTTGAAGGAAATGGAGCTTTTGGTACAGTCTAAGGATAAGGCATTGGAGGAAGAAGAGCAGAAGAGGAAAGAATTAGAAGAAAAGCTAATAGAAGCTAAAGGTGTTGCAGAAGAATTGAGAGAAACAGCAAAACGTGAATCTCAAGAGCATTCTTCTGAGATTTGGAAGCACAAAACTGCATTCATTGAGCTTGTGTCAAATCAAAGGCAGCTTGAAGCTGAAATGGGCCGAGCACTCAGGCAAGCTGAAGCTAAAAAGAGGGATCTTGATTCAGTCCTAATGCAAAAGGAAGAATCTGTTCTGATGGTCCAAAAGCTATCTTCGGAGATTGTAAAGATGCATAAGGATTTGGAACAGAAAGACAAGATTTTGTCCGCAATGCTTAGGAAATCCAAGCTGGATACTGCAGAAAAACAAATGCTTTTGAAGGAGGTTAAGCTATCAAAGACAAAGAGGAAGCAAGCTGAGCTGGAAACAGAAAGGTGGAAGGCAGTCTCTCAGTCTAGGCCGGAGAGGCATTCATTGAGAAGTATGTTGGCTAAACAAGCCTCCAATTCTAATGCAACAGGTTCATCTTTTTCACACATGGGAAAAACTAGATCTCATCAACCAAGTGATTCCCTTCTTGGATATGAGCATCTTGATTTTAGAAATGATCCTGAAGGTTTTTCTTCGCCTGCCGAAAGTGAGTATACCTACACAGTTCAGATAAATGAGGACCTAGGTATGAATGAACTCCTGATTACCCTTtcaatttaaacatttatattatttaaatttaagctCTTCTTAGTTTCTTGATTTCTATCTTTTCCTATGAAGTCTTCAATACCTATTGCTTGAAAGTTACTGTCATATTTGCGTTCTAACTTTGTTTCATTTGTCTTATGCTCTTgcctttatttatatttcagcTGATGTTAAGCAGTTGGAAGGTTGGGTTCGATCGGAAGCAGAGAAGTATGCAACTGTACTTGAACAGAGGCATCACTTAGAAATAGAAGCTTTTTCGGAACAATTGAGACTCAAAGATGAGAAATTAGAAGCTTTGCGGTGGAGGCTGCTAAGCATGGAACTAGAATCAAAGCGGCTGCAGGCCCATGTTGAGGGACTAAACAAAGAATTGTCACAAATGAGACATAACAACATGAAGATGGAAGCCTTGTTATTGGAGCGCGAAGAAGAATTAAATTCCTTGAAGGAGCAGTATGAAACGCAGTTAAGGTCTCTAAATTGCCAGAAGAACAACTTAAATTCAAGTCTACATGATTCAGCAGCAGACAAAGAATCTATTTGGCCACAAGTCAAGATTATAAAGAGACTACCAGGGgaggaagaagaacaagaaacaaagaaaattttcatagaaatgtCTCAAGAGGAAGCCACTGAGAATGAAGAGGGAATGCCATCTTTTAACCAGTCCAAAGATGTATTAGTACAATCTCCTGAGAAAGAGTTTGATGAACAGAAGGAAGTACTCCATCAAGGCCCTACTGAGAAAGGAAATGCAAGTCCAGTGGAAATAGATGATGTAGAAAAGTTAGCTTCACCTTCCCAACAGCCCTTAAATAAGACAAATAGTTCCCCATGGAGGATGGATCTCCATGCTCTTGGAGTTTCCTACAAGATCAAGAGGATCAAGCAGCAACTTCTTATGCTTGAGAGGTTGACAGGAAAGCAAGAAAGTGGGGAAGATATGGAAAGGAATGATGATGGAGAAAATGGtataaaagtttttcttttgttgatgtCTTTGCTGAATAAACAAGTTGGCAGGTACCAGTCCCTCCAAGGGAAAGTCGATGACCTCTGCAAAAGGATGGTAAGCTTAGATTCTTAATGCAATGGATTATGTTTTTTAAGTTATAACGTTTTTCAATAGCCATCTTTCAATGATCCTTTTACCAGTTGAAAATTTTCTCATCTGATTATGAATTTGTTATCCCTGACTGTCAGCATGAAAATGATTTAGAACTGCACCGAAGAGATTCTAATGTAGCAAGAACAAAGGACAAAACCAAAACACTGGAACACTTCCTTGAGGAAACATTCCAGCTGCAAAGATATATAGTTGCAACTGGACAGAAACTGATTGAAGTTCAATCCAAGATTACTTCTGGATTTGTTGGGTTGGTTGGAGAGCTAGACAAGTCTGCTGGCTTTGACATGAATCGCTTTGCTGATAGTATAAAAACTCTTTTCCAGGAAACACAAAGAGGTCTTGAAGTTCGTATAGCAAGAATTATTGGGGATCTTGAAGGTACCATGGCTTATGATGGAATGATACGCTTGAGGAGGTAGTGATAAACAGAATAACATAAGTTCCAATAAGAGTTCCAATTTCTTGGTGTGATTATATAGCTTCTACTGATTCTATAGTTAAAATTGTATAGGCAAAAATACACGAACAATCTCAATGCtaatatgcatatgtatatttCTGCTAATCGCAGTAATAATCCCATGAtatcttgctttttttttctttttttgtttttttaccttCCCATATCCAAGCTAATAATCCGTTAACAAGAAATGAAGTTACCGTGACAGAAAGTTGGATGTTTTCCTTTTGAAAGGAGTAAGTAGTGACAGGTTCATTTGTTTTGTCCCTTCttcatttccatttttaggCAACTATTGTTCTCTCTCAGACAGCTAGAAATCATTTTCTTCGTTTCATTGGCTTTAATATGTATAACTGAACAAGAAGCATATCCTCATGTATTGGTACTTTAGCAAATTGTTTCCCATAGTATGTGATTAATTTTTTCTATATCTGGTTACTTTCGGATTTCATGTGTTTTTCCTCATATAACTCAACAAGAAGCATATCCTCATGTATTGGTACTTTAGCAAATTGTTTCCCATAATAGGTGATTAATTTTTTCTATATCTGGTAACCTTCAGCTTTCATGTGTTTTTCCTCATCCTTTTGctaccttttaatttttaagcccTTCTAATTTTCAGACTTGCATAAGAGCATCCTCAAgggattttttatctttttattttgaagaactaatatgtaaaaatatttttaatctactatgtattttaactttttagtgTGTTTGACTCTTCAAATTTGGAAAGCcaaaaatattctttatcatttaatgattattaaattccaaaactattatgttgatatatttaataatttggttgtatctatgaagaaaaatgaagggaaataacaaaataattaagagggatttgataaaaaatcaaaaaaaaaagaaaagaaaaaaaacataacaataaatgtttactgaaaaaataaaaataaaaaatgtgatataaaaaatattgttggaggataatttaaaatttaactctttaaacataaaaattttctttataatacaaaaaatgatatttattttaaaaaaatccttaGGATGCTCTATGTCTCAAAGGCATTTGGATGACACTCAATCATATCATATATAGACCATGGATAATCACAATGGAATTTGTCTGAACGCATAAAAGTAATAGGCACAAAGAAAAAAGCTTCGATCAGAAATCAGTGATATCTTAATATAACAAAAGACTTATGAGATATTATGTATATTACACTTGAAATTTACGTACGTATCTGACAATATATGCACATAAATAGGAGAGCAAAACATTACTGTCAAATTACAAGTCATCATCTAAAGCTTTGTCTGCTCCAAATTCAACCTGATAGACAGATCAAATTAATGTCTTACATACTTTTATTGGCAGTAGTTCAAAGTGGTTATATGTCAATTTGCCATCTACTCTACTACAGGAGACGTTAAAATAATGATTCAGAATTTTTGTGCTGTACTCACTGGTCCCAATCTCACAGTTTGTCAACAAGCAACATTAATTGCTTGCAAGGGGTAAAATGAAAATCACCATCAATTTGTCATTCTCCCTGCTGTAGCATGGTAAGATAAATCCCCtattctggaaaaaaaaaaaaatgtaaaattttatcttatacATTAATTTGTTTGTCTTTTCAATTTCCCAATTGTCACTCGGAAAATTGGCAACTGAAAAAATAGCAAAACCTTGACATTGTTTTTGTGGAAAACTGGGACCAAAGGCTATAGCGAATGGCCAAAAAGATTGGGAATCACAAAGATATAAACCCCCTAAAGAAATTGAACATGAGGAACTCTCAAATGCATGTTTCCCTGTGTTTTCTAGATGGTACATGGTGAAAATTGGAGAGGTACATTTCCCAAACAGGTGaccaaggaaaaaagaaaagaaaaaagctttatATACAGATAGGTGAAGATAATTAAAATGAATAGATAAGCCTGCATGTCCTGCTCCCTTTCTGGTTGTTTTCAGCAGCATGTGTTCCCTATTCAAACAGCAATTTTCTATCACAGGTAGTTCTGTTGCTGTCATTTATAACTTCGAGATGGTGAACATTCTAAGATTTTCTGTGCTGCTGCTTCTATAAAATGACATATGTAGAATAGTCAACCATATGTTAGTACCTTCTGAATTTTAATCTCCATATAAATTCAATCAAAAATACaagcagcaaaaaaaaaaaaaaaaaaaaagcaaatacgTTCAAAATTATTGGAGACGGCTTATTTgggatttcaaaattttaatcatATTCTTTAATTATCTTAAGCCAATTCCTTTGAAAATGCACATCCAATAAGGTTGACAAGGAACGGAGATCCGATGAAGAAcctaattgattaataattatCTATTATCTAAATTCAAACATGTGCATCTTGGGGAAGTTGATCGCCgttgttatataaaattatagatGAAATGAATATGGTAAGTGGTTGGTAAAAAAATGAACTAGAAAATAGATGAACATGGTCGAGATGAAGTACTCCAAGAAGATGAACAAGAAAAAAGGCTTTGttcaacattaaatatacatatatatatatatatatatatatattttgttttatcccCAATCCCATAAGCATGTAAAAAGACAAGAAAACCCTTAAAAAAATATCTCACTTGTAATTCATGTGttatttaacattaaaaaaaaaaaaaaaagctatgacACTAAATTGAAAGTTTAGGGACTGATTTAttccagaaaaaataatttagggATTAACTTgtcaaaaaagttaaatttaggGGTCTATGATATCAAAATCCCCtgtaatatacatacatacagagGGAAATGAAAGGTGTTGACAATGAAGTTTCAATTTATCATCGATGGTAGTAGCTTAATGGAAGAAAGTTGTTCAGCCTTCACATTTGCAAGTTCGGGAGTTGAGATCGTGTTTTGGCAAACCTCGTTATTGTCTCAGATGGTTCCATACTCCAATGATGCGTGGTTCAGCCTTCACATCTGCAAATTTGGGAGTTGAGGTTTGTGTCTTGGCAAGcctcattattattttagatgGTTCCATGTTGCAATGATACGTGGTACAGGATTATGGCCTGATGTCTATAATACCATCATGAGGCATATTATttttaagctaaaaaaaaaaacaagaagcttCAATTTATGAGTTCCGCTTTCTTCCATTTGAATGTAAGTGCCTAAAATGTTCCAAAAAACATGAAGTTGTCCATTATAAGCATAGCCAGGTGTTCTTTTCAGTCATCTTgcc
Proteins encoded:
- the LOC107403436 gene encoding PP2A regulatory subunit TAP46 produces the protein MGECKVENMSLPALFEQARKIHLMVTESGAGSDQDVVRKGCEALEKCDEMISKLGLFSTNETKDDISTSNLKYLLVPFYLGELTEKVAHDDRIHILKVCQAKLKEFISFCESMELVPEEELETSMEGGGANSFADRRARKISRFKRQRAAESKLLEIKERRERRGRSSKAAALSTPVEAGEEDVLDDDGEEEREAWFTTISLAICKAFDLLEMLKKEEEMLSAIKERQSKEGDKEFSRDILDDRTRRAETWHRDAATRAQYTKPVQPITCATFAQDVLEGRAKASQAHDHKHQPLMFGPASLVGGSLTSERERMAAQVFQPGYRLPTMSIEEAGLKEMEMMNKWQERNAKLMEEANSSWYKDNRKMGISEEDEDDDAAQEKARAWDDWKDDNPRGAGNKKLTPCG
- the LOC107414764 gene encoding uncharacterized protein LOC107414764, translated to MDEKVVPSPCLTMSEDKSDSLYPLYFGVSCAFFALRLLSEPDAEDERWCYMRKKMLQGSAQLLGLLVWRVQREEVNGKNRELLVKLDNAEKEREELKRIRREDAKANEKVVCIFAAQEQSWFNERKKLRMHIGALMNELRVVEKKKDEDISELNDKLKEMELLVQSKDKALEEEEQKRKELEEKLIEAKGVAEELRETAKRESQEHSSEIWKHKTAFIELVSNQRQLEAEMGRALRQAEAKKRDLDSVLMQKEESVLMVQKLSSEIVKMHKDLEQKDKILSAMLRKSKLDTAEKQMLLKEVKLSKTKRKQAELETERWKAVSQSRPERHSLRSMLAKQASNSNATGSSFSHMGKTRSHQPSDSLLGYEHLDFRNDPEGFSSPAESEYTYTVQINEDLADVKQLEGWVRSEAEKYATVLEQRHHLEIEAFSEQLRLKDEKLEALRWRLLSMELESKRLQAHVEGLNKELSQMRHNNMKMEALLLEREEELNSLKEQYETQLRSLNCQKNNLNSSLHDSAADKESIWPQVKIIKRLPGEEEEQETKKIFIEMSQEEATENEEGMPSFNQSKDVLVQSPEKEFDEQKEVLHQGPTEKGNASPVEIDDVEKLASPSQQPLNKTNSSPWRMDLHALGVSYKIKRIKQQLLMLERLTGKQESGEDMERNDDGENGIKVFLLLMSLLNKQVGRYQSLQGKVDDLCKRMHENDLELHRRDSNVARTKDKTKTLEHFLEETFQLQRYIVATGQKLIEVQSKITSGFVGLVGELDKSAGFDMNRFADSIKTLFQETQRGLEVRIARIIGDLEGTMAYDGMIRLRR